The proteins below are encoded in one region of Sulfolobus sp. A20:
- a CDS encoding methyltransferase: MKKRAERLSLTFPGARSFYIIGDIAIITPKDVEVDYVKLAKKIIENHPRIKAVYLKKRVSGEYRTNELEFLYGEKKSDTIYKENGVKFYVNLLEVYVNPSLSRDRAKNLEMINNQKTILDAYTGYGAIALNIIHKMKVYVIAGDININGLYMLKKSLSLNKFKGMVDIVNYDANFLPFRDKAFEITFADNPTMVVYHKHELCRVSKDVVFYILTNSEEDARDKLGNTEWIKIKDYSKNLFIFKGLVRC, translated from the coding sequence ATTAAGAAGAGGGCTGAAAGGCTTAGCTTAACATTTCCGGGCGCTAGAAGCTTTTATATCATAGGAGATATAGCCATAATTACTCCAAAGGATGTTGAAGTAGATTATGTAAAATTAGCGAAGAAGATTATAGAAAATCACCCAAGAATAAAAGCTGTTTATTTGAAGAAAAGAGTGAGTGGAGAGTACAGAACAAATGAGTTAGAATTCTTATATGGTGAGAAAAAATCTGATACCATATATAAAGAGAACGGGGTAAAGTTCTATGTAAATTTGTTAGAGGTCTACGTTAATCCTTCTTTATCCAGAGATAGAGCAAAAAATCTAGAGATGATCAATAACCAAAAGACTATCTTAGATGCTTATACCGGCTACGGTGCGATAGCCCTTAATATAATTCATAAGATGAAGGTGTATGTTATAGCAGGGGATATTAACATAAATGGTTTGTATATGTTGAAGAAATCACTTAGCTTGAATAAATTTAAGGGAATGGTAGATATCGTAAATTATGATGCTAATTTTCTACCATTTAGGGATAAAGCTTTCGAAATAACGTTTGCTGACAATCCTACAATGGTAGTATATCATAAACATGAGCTATGTAGAGTATCTAAAGACGTTGTATTTTACATTTTAACTAACTCAGAAGAAGATGCTAGAGATAAATTAGGAAATACTGAATGGATTAAGATTAAGGACTATTCTAAGAATCTCTTTATCTTCAAGGGTCTTGTCAGATGCTAA
- a CDS encoding 16S rRNA methyltransferase encodes MVNIILLESAIELVPREIVDHPSVIKNAKRRGKKPEDTLLDISLHYHAMKSLENKYKRGRPDIVHQALLLILTDPTVKGNVYIHTIESKIIKVNPNMRPPKNYSRFVGLMEQLLRYGKVPPGSNEPLMEILNLKLEDLLMEFNLVLLTEKGEKIKPEELCKLDNKWILGIGAFPHGDFSDYVVKMAKKAYSISKFPLETNQVICRIFSACNMVLDWP; translated from the coding sequence ATGGTTAATATCATTCTATTAGAATCAGCTATAGAGTTAGTTCCTAGAGAAATAGTAGATCATCCCTCAGTAATAAAGAATGCAAAGAGAAGAGGGAAGAAACCTGAAGATACGCTATTAGACATCTCTTTACATTATCATGCAATGAAGAGTTTGGAAAATAAATACAAGAGAGGAAGGCCAGATATAGTGCATCAAGCTTTATTATTAATACTAACCGATCCTACAGTTAAAGGAAATGTATACATTCATACTATTGAGTCAAAAATCATAAAAGTGAACCCTAATATGAGACCCCCTAAAAACTATTCAAGGTTCGTAGGATTGATGGAGCAATTATTAAGATATGGGAAGGTTCCTCCAGGATCAAATGAGCCTTTAATGGAAATTCTTAATTTAAAATTAGAGGATTTGTTAATGGAATTTAACTTAGTGTTATTAACAGAGAAAGGAGAAAAGATTAAGCCTGAGGAGTTATGTAAGTTGGACAATAAATGGATTTTAGGAATAGGTGCGTTCCCGCATGGGGATTTCTCAGATTATGTTGTAAAGATGGCTAAAAAAGCTTATTCAATAAGTAAATTTCCATTAGAAACAAATCAAGTTATTTGCAGAATATTTTCAGCTTGTAACATGGTTCTAGACTGGCCCTGA
- a CDS encoding ATP-binding protein, whose translation MEGEGIGVILQKSEANTLQGLLRSDEEISIGQLFMVEDSKKLTLTRVENFEFINEFFDEKGEIVKNIINEPSVYDILNMNTVIKVNLHIIRKYNHNSTPRPGSIIKRLPEIKDENQLLWFYGIKNKDGLIDYGFLAGSDIPLLLDLNSITMHIGIFGETGSGKSYNMRYIIHKFSNIKLRDKVVAIPMVIFDANGDYTDLVSINMDLVSKGRGWVKRYVLRDPKESNDFRLTIDLSMFTPRELAEFIMSLKYGQSNYNNLQLNFLEQILALHNSDEYNRLLGTTNGIDIMKEEINAMAQTKDYGITTSTARGIISALEIFRNKVINRLQLVNYSASFSENTLEVLWRNKGLAIIDFSAEGSPGVDITTKQLVVSYIARLVYNYLTKSKYNGSQRFIGLVIEEAQNYIPSNDYPINANLTKDILVTLATQGRKFGISLILVSQRPAFIDKYVLSMINTFFFHRIYHEDVRYVMSASGGLPESLVKNLTSLDTGYVVVSGLMSVMKSPVLVRIPWDSRLGSYAGNVERLDIVLSER comes from the coding sequence ATGGAAGGAGAGGGCATAGGAGTAATTCTTCAGAAGAGTGAGGCAAATACACTTCAAGGGCTTTTAAGATCTGATGAGGAAATCAGTATAGGACAATTATTTATGGTCGAGGATTCCAAAAAATTGACTCTAACTAGAGTAGAAAATTTTGAATTTATTAATGAATTCTTTGATGAAAAGGGAGAAATTGTCAAAAACATAATTAATGAACCTTCTGTTTACGACATTTTAAATATGAATACTGTTATAAAAGTAAACTTACATATAATCAGAAAATACAATCATAATTCCACTCCAAGACCCGGTTCGATAATTAAAAGATTACCTGAGATTAAAGATGAAAATCAATTACTCTGGTTTTATGGTATTAAAAATAAGGATGGGTTGATCGACTACGGATTTTTAGCCGGCTCAGATATACCTCTATTACTAGATCTAAATTCAATAACAATGCACATTGGAATATTTGGGGAAACAGGGAGCGGAAAGAGCTATAATATGAGATATATCATTCACAAGTTCTCTAACATAAAATTGCGTGATAAAGTAGTTGCAATACCTATGGTGATTTTTGACGCTAATGGAGACTATACGGATTTAGTGTCGATAAATATGGATTTAGTCTCTAAAGGGAGAGGATGGGTCAAAAGGTATGTACTAAGAGATCCTAAGGAATCTAATGATTTTAGATTAACGATAGATTTATCGATGTTTACACCTCGTGAACTGGCTGAGTTCATAATGTCATTAAAATATGGTCAGTCGAATTATAATAATTTACAGCTAAATTTTCTTGAGCAAATATTAGCACTTCATAACTCTGATGAGTACAATAGATTACTTGGTACAACAAATGGCATAGATATAATGAAGGAAGAAATAAATGCAATGGCTCAAACTAAAGATTACGGAATAACTACGAGCACTGCTAGAGGAATAATTAGTGCTTTGGAAATTTTTAGAAATAAAGTAATAAATAGGTTGCAATTGGTAAATTATTCTGCTTCGTTCAGTGAAAACACTTTAGAGGTATTGTGGAGAAATAAGGGATTAGCAATAATTGACTTCTCGGCCGAGGGCTCACCTGGAGTAGACATAACGACAAAACAATTAGTGGTAAGTTACATAGCTAGACTAGTCTATAATTATCTTACAAAGTCAAAGTATAACGGCTCTCAGAGGTTTATCGGTCTAGTTATTGAAGAAGCTCAAAACTATATCCCGTCTAATGATTACCCAATAAATGCTAACCTAACAAAGGATATCCTTGTTACGCTAGCAACACAAGGTAGGAAGTTTGGTATTTCCCTAATATTGGTAAGCCAAAGACCGGCTTTCATAGACAAGTACGTTTTATCTATGATTAATACATTTTTCTTTCATAGAATATATCATGAAGATGTAAGGTATGTTATGTCAGCCTCTGGAGGATTACCAGAATCTCTAGTTAAGAACTTAACTAGTCTTGATACTGGTTATGTGGTTGTGAGCGGTCTGATGTCAGTTATGAAAAGCCCCGTGCTAGTGAGAATACCTTGGGATTCTAGGTTGGGATCATACGCTGGTAATGTGGAGAGACTTGATATTGTATTAAGCGAAAGGTGA
- a CDS encoding YhbY family RNA-binding protein: MYSQEIRDLIKQVKSKTADVRIGKNGLSENILNEIKRRLEYHKVVKVKIGYNIEEDRREFAKKVASLVGAKLIEVRGYTFILAKID, encoded by the coding sequence ATGTACTCACAAGAAATAAGAGATCTAATAAAGCAGGTCAAAAGTAAAACGGCTGATGTAAGAATAGGAAAGAACGGACTAAGTGAAAACATATTAAATGAAATAAAAAGAAGATTGGAATATCATAAAGTTGTAAAAGTGAAAATTGGTTACAATATAGAAGAAGATAGAAGAGAGTTTGCAAAGAAAGTAGCATCCCTTGTTGGAGCTAAACTTATAGAAGTGAGAGGTTATACATTTATATTAGCTAAAATTGATTGA
- a CDS encoding DUF371 domain-containing protein, with protein MIEVEEIIIKGHKNVKGTHKTTFEITRDDYLTPKGDCIIGILASKGSADLSQKFKELVRNDNTFIYAVIKVENLIDIIHGRGSSQLELNSSRKMVFRKSNYVEGSTVMIRSDKAARDINRMIIQELKKGKTGIVYLLASDKTLEDKEILRIVLNLNPFSIS; from the coding sequence TTGATTGAAGTTGAAGAGATTATAATAAAAGGTCATAAAAACGTAAAGGGAACCCACAAGACTACCTTCGAAATAACTAGGGATGACTATCTAACACCTAAAGGGGATTGCATAATAGGTATTCTTGCCAGTAAAGGTAGTGCAGATTTATCCCAAAAATTTAAGGAACTTGTAAGAAATGATAATACCTTTATCTACGCTGTAATAAAAGTAGAAAACTTAATTGATATCATACATGGGCGTGGATCTTCGCAACTTGAATTAAACAGCTCAAGAAAAATGGTGTTTAGAAAATCAAATTATGTTGAAGGATCCACAGTGATGATACGTTCTGATAAGGCTGCAAGGGATATAAACCGAATGATAATTCAAGAATTGAAGAAAGGTAAAACTGGCATAGTTTATCTTTTAGCATCTGACAAGACCCTTGAAGATAAAGAGATTCTTAGAATAGTCCTTAATCTTAATCCATTCAGTATTTCCTAA
- a CDS encoding ribonuclease P protein component 4, protein MVRKKTIKARIIELIKLSVIMAKQGNLELARNYIRLAVMYSRKGKVKIPLEYKRMYCRKCYTPLIPGLTERRRIRSKILIRTCLNCNWQRRYVLTRNKRSNKAGQK, encoded by the coding sequence ATGGTAAGAAAGAAGACTATTAAGGCAAGAATCATAGAGCTTATAAAGCTTTCAGTAATTATGGCTAAACAAGGGAATCTCGAATTAGCAAGGAATTACATAAGATTAGCAGTAATGTATTCTAGAAAGGGAAAGGTAAAGATACCATTAGAGTATAAAAGAATGTATTGCAGGAAATGTTACACTCCTCTAATTCCAGGGTTGACTGAGAGAAGAAGAATAAGATCAAAGATTTTAATTAGAACGTGTCTAAATTGTAATTGGCAACGGAGATATGTACTCACAAGAAATAAGAGATCTAATAAAGCAGGTCAAAAGTAA